ATAGCAAGCTCCAATGAAAAGTGATAATGACTACTGATGATAAAATGAAACTGAGCTAGAATTTATATaccttgtctgtcctccccacTCTCACTCCAACCACCACATCCTGCTGTGCCATCCCTTTTTTTGCTTGGCTTCTGTTCCCAACCAATGACATTAAGGTCAATAATACAAGAGCGCTGAGTGACTGAGGCAGAGATTGATCCTGACCTATGTGTAAGTCACCCAGGTTAATCCAACACGCTACAGACAATTTCAACGAGAGTGTGACTCTATCCTGTGCTGTATCTTCTCTGTCAGCATTTGATGGGACAGTATAAACGTGGAGATGTTATTCCATGCTGTAGTTGGATAAACCCACACCTCCATTTTATACTCCAAATTCTAAGGGTCAGCCTGAATCCGTCTGTAGGGAGAGAATGGGCACTGTTAACAACTCCTCTTTTTCAGTTTATTTTGACATCCATCAAATTACAAACGTGAGTCCATTGCTCCTGAGTTAAATGAGGATTAAACTCACAAACATGTTCCTGGAACATCTGAGCTCAATTCTGTTTTTAAATCTTGAGTTGTTACTTCTGATAAGTTGCTGTTTCAATTTCTGCTGTTCCTTTAGCTTCATTGTCCTGCTTCAATTCATCCAATTCCCTTATTAAATAGCTTTCGAGAAGTTCTACACTGTGCACAGCTGTCACTGCCATCTGCTTTTACCGTTGTCTGTTTGTCTGTTTCTGCTCTTACTGCTCTCTGCTACTGCCACTGCTACTGTCTGCTCCTATAACCAATCTTACTGCTAAACATATGTTTCATAAAACTAGCAAAAAATCACACTTTCCTCCCATGACCCTGGTCCCCACAAACACCTCACCAAACCCGTGTCATCTCACACATTGTAATTATCTCACATCATGGTTCATGACCAGGCTATTGACATAGGAAGCTGGTTTCAACGGGGAAATTCCTGGTTATTAGATCAGGTAGGTTTCATGTTTATCAGGAAGTTCTTTGGGATGAGCATTTCTAAAGAACTTGAAGCACATACAGATGCGGTGGCTTCATACAGCTTGTTATGTTATTGTTATTTACAGTTCTATAGGGAGTTCAGGGATCAAGTTGAATCATTCAACTTCATCGATACACACTTATTGTGTGGTCTGAGGCATCATTCACTGTCTGTTGACTGATCGATTGAAAAGTCACTCATTGTGTCCAGTCTGGTTCTCACGGTCCCACGGAATGAACCTGCTTAATTTCAGAAAGCTGTCCGGTACAAAGGAACTTGTAATATTCTTCAAGGTTTCTAAATAGTGGCTTCTTTTAACTTGAATATGGCCTTGCTAAACAACCTCTTACAATCCAGTTTTACATGTGGTGAGGTTGTTCCTCCTTTGAATTAATTTCACTGTTACACCTTCTGGGTTAAATGAATTATTCCTCAGTTCCCCTGTGGATCCAGTTATGTCCCAGGAGATTTGAGGATGTATCAAGACTTTTTGCAATCTTAACAGGTAAGGTCACCCAGTTAGTGGATTTTCTGATGGAGCAGGAGGCTTGATGATcttgagaatgatttgtcacacacctcacagTTAAATGGTTTCTCTCCTGTATCCATACATTCGTGCATATGAAGATCTGATGATGACAAGAATGATTTGTTACACAGCTCACATTTGAATGGTTCTTCGCCTGTGTGAATCCTCTGATGGACCAGGAGGTTTGATGACCACGAGAATGATTTGTGGCACACCTCACACCTGAATGGTTTCTCCTTTGTATGAAAGCGTTGGTGAATGCTGAGGTTTGAAGAAGTcaagaatgatttgtcacacaccttgcatgtaaatggtttctcccctgtgtgaatatGTTGGTGTTTGAGAAGGCCATCTGACTGTGAGAACGATTTGTTACACATCTCGCATGTGAATGATATGTCTCCTGTGTGAATGCATTGGTGTCTCCGTAGGTGCGATAAGtatgagaatgatttgtcacactcTTGACAggggaatggtttctcccctgtgtgaatgcgtttGTGTCTTATACGGCTTGATAAGTATGAGAATGATTTGTTACACACTTCACATGCAAATGGTTTCTCCCCGGTGTGAATGCGTTCGTGTACCCGGAGGTTGGATAAGATTGAGAATGACTTTTCACACACGtcacatgtgaatggtttctgccctgtgtgaattctctggtgcctcatgagatgggaggagtgagTGAAAGCCTTCTCACAAACCTCACGTTTGAAGGGTTTCTCCCCCGTGTGAATTATCTGGTGTCTCAGGAGAGTTGTTGATATCGCAAATGCCTTGCTGTACACCTCACACTTGAAGGGTTTCACTTCCATGTAGCTGTCTTTGTGTAGCCAATAAATCCTACATGTTTGGGTCCTTACAGGCTTTTGGAGCCCTCTTCACATACTTCACACTTCAACTGTAGGAATGAGTCAGTGGATCATGAGGCTCGATGAATGACTGAAGCTCTCACCACACTTGGAGCTACTCACACTTCTTCCCTGTCTCACCCTGACCGATCACTCACAGCCAAACCTTCAGAAAGGTTGTTTCTGACTGAAGGCTCCACACCACTGACCAGTTTAGATCTGATGATACATCAAAGTTTCTCTGATGCGACTGATTTCCAGACGATGGTTTCACTGCCCAATCTTCTCTGTGTTGAGCAATGCTGTGTTGGGACTGGATATCTTCCCACAGTTGTGCAGTTGTTCCTGGTTGATGGTCAGGATCTATCTGTAGTGTCAATCCTCTCTGTATTCTCTAGTGTAGTATGATGCAATCTTTCtgtaaaacaggaaaaggaaacatgATTTCCTCCAACTGTCTCTCCTCCTTTGCTGAAGGGGCTGATTCCTCAATTAGAGACTGTCCCATACAGCATGCCAAAATGTTACTTCCTGTGTAGGAGAATGAGATACCAGTCCTTTCGTTTTTCTCACTTGACTGTCATGCACACTCTGTTTCAAGGAAGGACACTGGATGGTGACtaaggcagagaaattgaggtatTCCTAAAAATGTAAATGTTGCCCTTCATGAAAGGAAGTTCTACCACTTCTCAGTGTGTCGACACGTGAATCCACACATCGTTGACTttaaattgccctctgaaatggctgagcaaactATAAGAAACAGTGAATCATATCAATAAACAAATCTCAGACTCCATCATCATCATTTATGGGAATGTCGCATCCCACTGGGAAGTGGGCAAGTTCCCAAT
The genomic region above belongs to Stegostoma tigrinum isolate sSteTig4 chromosome 34, sSteTig4.hap1, whole genome shotgun sequence and contains:
- the LOC125446403 gene encoding zinc finger protein 271-like, which encodes MEVKPFKCEVYSKAFAISTTLLRHQIIHTGEKPFKREVCEKAFTHSSHLMRHQRIHTGQKPFTCDVCEKSFSILSNLRVHERIHTGEKPFACEVCNKSFSYLSSRIRHKRIHTGEKPFPCQECDKSFSYLSHLRRHQCIHTGDISFTCEMCNKSFSQSDGLLKHQHIHTGEKPFTCKVCDKSFLTSSNLSIHQRFHTKEKPFRCEVCHKSFSWSSNLLVHQRIHTGEEPFKCELCNKSFLSSSDLHMHECMDTGEKPFNCEVCDKSFSRSSSLLLHQKIH